Below is a window of Stygiolobus azoricus DNA.
CTCTTCTGAGCTTGAGGAGAAGGTATGATACCCTTCTCTTGTCTTTTACCTCGCTTCCTATATCTACTTTCTCGAGTTTTACCCCCTCTTTAAGTCTATCCACGAGTTGGTTGTATATGTCAACTACTTTGTTTATCTCAAAGCCGTTCCCTTTTATTTCCACTTCTTGGGAACCTTGATTAAAGAGGCTTATTATATCTAACACATAGTCTTCTACACTTTTTGTCCTTCCAACTACAATTTCGTTTGACTTTTTCTCACTCATCTAGGATCGGATAGTTGATTACGTTTGAAAAAATAAATCTGTGCTTTGAAACTTACGTGCTTTATCAGTAACACGGGCCAGAATCACCGTTCTTTATCGAAGGGCTTCATCATCCGAACTTTAGGTTCTGAATATAACTTATGGCGTTCAAAACTAAAAATCTGGCTATGCTCTTTTTAACAAAATAGTACTTAGGAGATATCGAAGCTACTAGAGAATCGTTCGGGTCTTTTAATTTCAGCTCTAATATTTCGTCGTACGGTATCCTTTTTAGGAACTCTTCTGGGTTTTTGACAAGATCCTTTACCCTGAATACTGATTCAGTAGCTCCTTCTGACTGGTATGCCCTCATTACCATTACATAGGACTCGTCGAGGTTAATGGGGTTGAAGGAATTATAGTAATCATCGGATTCGGCTATCTCCTTTAAGTCCTCCATTAACACCCACCTAGTCTCGTGGGTGTCCACGTCTATGAAGTTGCAAGTCCTGTACTTAGAACTGGGCTTCCTCATCTTCTTCAGCCTTAATTCTAATGTCTTCTTTGATATTCCTAACATATCTGACAGTTCCTCTACAGTGTAGGCTCCGCCTTTGAGGGCTTGGTAAATACGGATTGAGAGATCGGAGATCCATGGTTTTATAGGAGAGTGGCTCAGTACAGCTTTACCTAACGGGGAGAGACCGTTGATGTTTATGATCCTTATTTTTCCTTCCTTGATCATCTTTACGTATTTCATAGTTCCCTTAATACTGAAGTATTTGTTAACGGTCTGTTTTAGGGCTTCTTCTAATATTATCTTATCTTCGCTGCTTACTTTATTTATCTTACCGAAACTGTATTGTATTTCCTTGAGTGTGGCAAAGAAGAGAGGTGATCTTTTTACAGATTTTATAAGCAGGGATTTTAGCTGCTTTTCGTCTAGGTTTATGAGATCTTGTAACAGATCCTTGTCTACTCCCTTTATTGAAAAGCCGTAAATTGAAGACCTTGCAGAGACATTAAGTGAGTACTTTTTAGTGGCTAAATACAATAGGGCGTGAGATAGTGTATTTGCTATCTTCTCGTTAATAAGGGTTGCATAGACAATCTCATCGTTTTCGTTTTCTATGTAGATCGTCCTTGTATTGGGCAGAGGCAGTTGATGAATACGATAGAATTCTACTAATTTATTCAAAGCGTTCTTCGACTCTTCATCTATAAGGCTATCATCACCGTATAGGTAGTCGTCAATATTGTGTAAGACTTTCTCGATTTGCTTTGTTATTAGGCTGGACTTTGATATGTTTTCTCCTTTCCATATCGGGATTTCTCCGTTACCGCTTGTAGCAGGGGCTACGTTAACTTGCATTTTATTGATGTCTATATTTACAATCCTCCACAGTTTTCCACTTATCCTAATAATGTCGTTATTTCTCAGGTGTTTGTAGACGTATACTGCGTCTATTTCGCCGATTGTTTTGTTTTCGTAACGTAAGTTGAAGGTTTCGTCAGTACTTATAAAGGAGAAGAATTCGGAAAAGTCCTTCATCCACGTTATTTTGTTGTCTTTATCAAACCTCCAGATCTTGAAGAAAGTTTTGCCGATTTTCACCTTATAGTTCTCCTTCTTTAACAATCCGTTTTGTATCATGTACTTTACTAGCGATAAGAACTTATCGAATTTAAGTCCTTTATAATAGGAGGATTTTGTTATTAGGTTATAGAGTTTTTCGACATTTATTTCGCCGTATTGAAGGGTTATCCCTATTATTTCCCTTGCCACGACGTCCATGTAAGGCATTGATTTTGGAGGTTCTACTATCCCCGCTTTAGCGAGCTCATATAAGGATATTGCTTCTAAGATATCGTAATCGTATAGGCATACGATTTCACCTTTAGAGACTCTGTTTATAGTGTGCCCACTTCTTCCGAGCCTCTGGAGAAATGAAGAAACTGTGGGAGGTGGTCTATACATTATTACTTTCTTAATATCTCCTACATGTATTCCAAGTTCTAGTGTTCTTGTACAAATAACAACGTCAGCCTTTCCTTCCCTGAGATTGTTCTCTACCCTTATTTTCTCTTCTTTAGATATTGAGGAGTGATGGATAAAGATATTTTTCAGTTTACTCCTTTCTAGTTCTTCATACAATCTCTCTGTACTAAATCTTGAATTAGTGAAAAGTAATGTAGGTCTTTCTACCAGTTGGTTTACCAGTTTCGCGGTAGAGCCCCAAAGGTCTTCTCCTTCTTTTTGTTTTACTTTTAGTATTTTTACTTCAAAGTCTCTCGCTCCTTCGACTTTTACTATTTTACTTTCTCTATTTGAAGAACCAAAAATTAGATTGGCTACCTTCTGTTCGTTACCTATTGTAGCGGAAAGGCCTATTCTCTGGAAATCGTAATTTGTAAAGTCCTTTAATCTTTCAAGTAATACAGATAATTGTGCTCCTCTTTTCGAGTTTACTAACTCATGAACTTCATCAATTATTATCCACTTTATATTTCTGTAATTTTCTCTGAATTTGCTCGCCCAATCTAAATCGATTTCCAATCCTTCAGGGGTTGTGACGAGTATGTGGGGTACTTTCTTCAGCCTCAGGCTTTTTTCCTTTTGGGGTACTTCACCGTGTTTTCTGCTTACCGAGAAACCGAGTTTTGAAGTCCACCATTCGATTCTCAAAGTTATATCGTTTATGAGGGCTTTTAGCGGTGTTATGTACAGTACGGCTACGGGCTTGGTCTCGTTACGTAGCATTATGTTAAATATAGGTAACAAAGCGGCCTCGGTCTTACCGTAACCAGTAGGGGCTACAACAAGTACGTTTTTACCCTCGATAATTGGGGTAAAGGTCTCCTTCTGAACGGTAGTGAGGTCGTCCCACCCTTTTTCCTTAATGAGTGACTGCAGTTTACAGTGTAATTTATGCACTAATAATCACCGTTATTTTAATGCACAATACACCGCTATTTTTAAAAATTTAAATTCTCCGTTTGTTGTATGAAAGCAAAATTAGAGTGTATTGTATGCGGGAGAAAGTTCCCCGAAGGTCAAGGGATTAAATTAACAATGAAAGGAGAGGATTACTATTTTCACAGCAAGGCTTGTGCCTATACGTTTCTAAAGGAAGCGGTTTATAATGTTGATCTGGACGAGATTTCAGGGATTTTTAAAGAGTTAAGAAAAAAGTACGAGGAAATTAACGAAAAGAAGAGACAAGCTGCAAAGAAAGTTATATGAATCCGTTACTCAGCCCTCATCATGTTTATTTCAGTGTCCGCTATACTCTTCACAATTTAAATCAGCTTTATTAGAGTTTAAAA
It encodes the following:
- a CDS encoding DNA-binding protein, which encodes MSEKKSNEIVVGRTKSVEDYVLDIISLFNQGSQEVEIKGNGFEINKVVDIYNQLVDRLKEGVKLEKVDIGSEVKDKRRVSYLLLKLRRVY
- a CDS encoding DEAD/DEAH box helicase is translated as MHKLHCKLQSLIKEKGWDDLTTVQKETFTPIIEGKNVLVVAPTGYGKTEAALLPIFNIMLRNETKPVAVLYITPLKALINDITLRIEWWTSKLGFSVSRKHGEVPQKEKSLRLKKVPHILVTTPEGLEIDLDWASKFRENYRNIKWIIIDEVHELVNSKRGAQLSVLLERLKDFTNYDFQRIGLSATIGNEQKVANLIFGSSNRESKIVKVEGARDFEVKILKVKQKEGEDLWGSTAKLVNQLVERPTLLFTNSRFSTERLYEELERSKLKNIFIHHSSISKEEKIRVENNLREGKADVVICTRTLELGIHVGDIKKVIMYRPPPTVSSFLQRLGRSGHTINRVSKGEIVCLYDYDILEAISLYELAKAGIVEPPKSMPYMDVVAREIIGITLQYGEINVEKLYNLITKSSYYKGLKFDKFLSLVKYMIQNGLLKKENYKVKIGKTFFKIWRFDKDNKITWMKDFSEFFSFISTDETFNLRYENKTIGEIDAVYVYKHLRNNDIIRISGKLWRIVNIDINKMQVNVAPATSGNGEIPIWKGENISKSSLITKQIEKVLHNIDDYLYGDDSLIDEESKNALNKLVEFYRIHQLPLPNTRTIYIENENDEIVYATLINEKIANTLSHALLYLATKKYSLNVSARSSIYGFSIKGVDKDLLQDLINLDEKQLKSLLIKSVKRSPLFFATLKEIQYSFGKINKVSSEDKIILEEALKQTVNKYFSIKGTMKYVKMIKEGKIRIININGLSPLGKAVLSHSPIKPWISDLSIRIYQALKGGAYTVEELSDMLGISKKTLELRLKKMRKPSSKYRTCNFIDVDTHETRWVLMEDLKEIAESDDYYNSFNPINLDESYVMVMRAYQSEGATESVFRVKDLVKNPEEFLKRIPYDEILELKLKDPNDSLVASISPKYYFVKKSIARFLVLNAISYIQNLKFG